In Phlebotomus papatasi isolate M1 chromosome 1, Ppap_2.1, whole genome shotgun sequence, the following proteins share a genomic window:
- the LOC129804847 gene encoding protein TAPT1 homolog isoform X2 codes for MSQTNFTSTPIRKKLRFRGDSIPLSYPDPRLEDLLDEVDGKSAKNGDISGPGGKSTEQASLYDFLKVELTRGYMLEHDEERYSARRQKIYAFMKIPREVESFIYYGVLQCADSFLYIHTFLPVRYILALWAIIYRPIASCFGLRRRKRRLLAPAEVCDLLKGSIWLICTMLMLSFVDTSRMYHIIKSQSIIKLYIFYNMLEVGDRLLSAFGQDAIDALFWTATEPKTSRRQHLGIIPHFCFALIYVIVHSGLIMFQATTLNVAINSSNKGLLTIMLSNNFVELKGSVFKKFDKNNLFQLTCSDVRERFHLSMLLLIVVIQTMKEFNWEGEQFLLMLPDCAYVFIVEFFIDALKHAFICRFNELPVEVYKEYTLSLAYDMTQTRQKHAFSDHSDLVARRMGFIPFPLSVVLIKAVYNALTFESWASVILFVLGYLVLVQLRVLNMIVALGKACDLMRKHQEEKNVPATPQVPKGRNVTDTATSPVHNFPLQRSKTIDGVPEKKSSPGVEKMQEDSNLGATALFSNSDVDLEGVCLNENLLNDSDEVFQDDFSMTRSVPDLQKRGIGRREDDESSEEAVTTRTHKRSESEPSIQSVLQGTSLSPNGTTNGERT; via the exons ATGTCTCAGACCAATTTTACGAGTACTCCCATTAGGAAAAAGCTCAGATTTCGCGGTGACTCTATTCCGTTGTCCTACCCGGATCCGCGACTGGAAGATTTGCTGGATGAGGTGGACggaaaaagtgcaaaaaatggCGATATTTCTG GTCCTGGTGGAAAATCCACCGAACAGGCATCCCTCTATGATTTTCTCAAAGTCGAACTCACACGGGGTTACATGCTGGAGCACGATGAGGAGCGCTACAGTGCCCGGAGGCAGAAAATCTATGCCTTCATGAAGATTCCACGGGAAGTGGAATcatttatctattatggggtaCTTCAGTGTGCTGATTCTTTCCTGTATATCCACACATTTTTGCCCGTGAGGTACATCCTGGCTCTGTGGGCCATTATCTATCGGCCCATTGCCAGCTGTTTCGGTTTGCGGAGGCGAAAACGGAGATTGCTGGCCCCAGCGGAAGTCTGTGATTTGTTGAAGGGATCAATCTGGTTAATTTGTACCATGTTGATGCTGAGCTTCGTGGATACGAGTCGAATGTATCACATCATCAAGAGTCAGTCGATTATTAAGCTGTACATCTTCTACAATATGTTGGAAGTTGGCGATCGACTGCTGTCAGCTTTTGGGCAAGATGCCATCGATGCACTCTTCTGGACAGCCACAGAACCCAAAACGAGCCGTCGGCAGCATCTGGGCATCATCCCTCACTTCTGCTTTGCTCTGATTTATGTCATTGTCCACAGTGGCCTGATAATGTTTCAAGCCACAACGCTCAATGTTGCCATCAATTCCAGCAACAAGGGATTGCTGACCATCATGCTGTCCAATAATTTTGTGGAACTCAAGGGGAGtgtttttaagaaattcgacAAGAATAATCTGTTTCAGCTCACATGCAGCGATGTCCGGGAGAGATTTCATCTGTCGATGCTCCTCCTGATTGTGGTGATCCAGACCATGAAGGAGTTCAATTGGGAGGGTGAACAGTTCCTCCTCATGTTGCCCGATTGTGCCTATGTGTTCATTGTTGAGTTCTTCATTGATGCCTTAAAGCATGCCTTCATCTGCAGATTCAATGAACTTCCCGTGGAAGTTTACAAGGAATACACCCTGAGTCTGGCCTATGACATGACTCAGACTCGTCAGAAGCACGCATTTTCTGACCACAGTGATCTCGTGGCACGTCGAATGGGCTTCATTCCCTTTCCTTTGAGCGTCGTCCTCATCAAAGCAGTGTACAATGCTCTGACCTTCGAATCCTGGGCTTCAGTGATCCTTTTTGTCCTTGGGTATCTCGTTCTGGTCCAACTACGTGTGCTGAATATGATTGTAGCCCTGGGCAAAGCCTGTGATCTGATGCGAAAGCATCAGGAAGAGAAGAATGTTCCAGCAACGCCACAAGTGCCCAAAGGACGCAATGTCACGGATACAGCCACATCCCCTGTCCACAATTTCCCTCTGCAGCGCTCAAAGACCATCGATGGGGTTCCGGAGAAGAAATCCTCTCCGGGAGTGGAGAAGATGCAGGAAGACTCAAATTTGGGTGCAACAGCTCTCTTTTCCAATAGCGATGTCGACTTGGAGGGTGTCTGCCTCAATGAGAATCTCCTCAATGATTCAGATGAAGTCTTCCAGGATGACTTCTCCATGACACGTAGTGTTCCGGATCTCCAGAAGAGGGGCATTGGACGGAGGGAAGATGATGAATCCAGCGAAGAAGCCGTTACTACGCGAACACACAAAAGATCTGAATCAGAACCATCAATCCAGAGTGTACTTCAGGGAACTTCCCTCAGCCCCAATGGAACGACCAATGGAGAGAGAACGTGA
- the LOC129804847 gene encoding protein TAPT1 homolog isoform X1, whose translation MSQTNFTSTPIRKKLRFRGDSIPLSYPDPRLEDLLDEVDGKSAKNGDISGAKGPGGKSTEQASLYDFLKVELTRGYMLEHDEERYSARRQKIYAFMKIPREVESFIYYGVLQCADSFLYIHTFLPVRYILALWAIIYRPIASCFGLRRRKRRLLAPAEVCDLLKGSIWLICTMLMLSFVDTSRMYHIIKSQSIIKLYIFYNMLEVGDRLLSAFGQDAIDALFWTATEPKTSRRQHLGIIPHFCFALIYVIVHSGLIMFQATTLNVAINSSNKGLLTIMLSNNFVELKGSVFKKFDKNNLFQLTCSDVRERFHLSMLLLIVVIQTMKEFNWEGEQFLLMLPDCAYVFIVEFFIDALKHAFICRFNELPVEVYKEYTLSLAYDMTQTRQKHAFSDHSDLVARRMGFIPFPLSVVLIKAVYNALTFESWASVILFVLGYLVLVQLRVLNMIVALGKACDLMRKHQEEKNVPATPQVPKGRNVTDTATSPVHNFPLQRSKTIDGVPEKKSSPGVEKMQEDSNLGATALFSNSDVDLEGVCLNENLLNDSDEVFQDDFSMTRSVPDLQKRGIGRREDDESSEEAVTTRTHKRSESEPSIQSVLQGTSLSPNGTTNGERT comes from the exons ATGTCTCAGACCAATTTTACGAGTACTCCCATTAGGAAAAAGCTCAGATTTCGCGGTGACTCTATTCCGTTGTCCTACCCGGATCCGCGACTGGAAGATTTGCTGGATGAGGTGGACggaaaaagtgcaaaaaatggCGATATTTCTGGTGCAAAAG GTCCTGGTGGAAAATCCACCGAACAGGCATCCCTCTATGATTTTCTCAAAGTCGAACTCACACGGGGTTACATGCTGGAGCACGATGAGGAGCGCTACAGTGCCCGGAGGCAGAAAATCTATGCCTTCATGAAGATTCCACGGGAAGTGGAATcatttatctattatggggtaCTTCAGTGTGCTGATTCTTTCCTGTATATCCACACATTTTTGCCCGTGAGGTACATCCTGGCTCTGTGGGCCATTATCTATCGGCCCATTGCCAGCTGTTTCGGTTTGCGGAGGCGAAAACGGAGATTGCTGGCCCCAGCGGAAGTCTGTGATTTGTTGAAGGGATCAATCTGGTTAATTTGTACCATGTTGATGCTGAGCTTCGTGGATACGAGTCGAATGTATCACATCATCAAGAGTCAGTCGATTATTAAGCTGTACATCTTCTACAATATGTTGGAAGTTGGCGATCGACTGCTGTCAGCTTTTGGGCAAGATGCCATCGATGCACTCTTCTGGACAGCCACAGAACCCAAAACGAGCCGTCGGCAGCATCTGGGCATCATCCCTCACTTCTGCTTTGCTCTGATTTATGTCATTGTCCACAGTGGCCTGATAATGTTTCAAGCCACAACGCTCAATGTTGCCATCAATTCCAGCAACAAGGGATTGCTGACCATCATGCTGTCCAATAATTTTGTGGAACTCAAGGGGAGtgtttttaagaaattcgacAAGAATAATCTGTTTCAGCTCACATGCAGCGATGTCCGGGAGAGATTTCATCTGTCGATGCTCCTCCTGATTGTGGTGATCCAGACCATGAAGGAGTTCAATTGGGAGGGTGAACAGTTCCTCCTCATGTTGCCCGATTGTGCCTATGTGTTCATTGTTGAGTTCTTCATTGATGCCTTAAAGCATGCCTTCATCTGCAGATTCAATGAACTTCCCGTGGAAGTTTACAAGGAATACACCCTGAGTCTGGCCTATGACATGACTCAGACTCGTCAGAAGCACGCATTTTCTGACCACAGTGATCTCGTGGCACGTCGAATGGGCTTCATTCCCTTTCCTTTGAGCGTCGTCCTCATCAAAGCAGTGTACAATGCTCTGACCTTCGAATCCTGGGCTTCAGTGATCCTTTTTGTCCTTGGGTATCTCGTTCTGGTCCAACTACGTGTGCTGAATATGATTGTAGCCCTGGGCAAAGCCTGTGATCTGATGCGAAAGCATCAGGAAGAGAAGAATGTTCCAGCAACGCCACAAGTGCCCAAAGGACGCAATGTCACGGATACAGCCACATCCCCTGTCCACAATTTCCCTCTGCAGCGCTCAAAGACCATCGATGGGGTTCCGGAGAAGAAATCCTCTCCGGGAGTGGAGAAGATGCAGGAAGACTCAAATTTGGGTGCAACAGCTCTCTTTTCCAATAGCGATGTCGACTTGGAGGGTGTCTGCCTCAATGAGAATCTCCTCAATGATTCAGATGAAGTCTTCCAGGATGACTTCTCCATGACACGTAGTGTTCCGGATCTCCAGAAGAGGGGCATTGGACGGAGGGAAGATGATGAATCCAGCGAAGAAGCCGTTACTACGCGAACACACAAAAGATCTGAATCAGAACCATCAATCCAGAGTGTACTTCAGGGAACTTCCCTCAGCCCCAATGGAACGACCAATGGAGAGAGAACGTGA